A genomic segment from Nocardiopsis sp. Huas11 encodes:
- a CDS encoding protein kinase codes for MSLNLYVGPDTQPDKYRLVRSVGRGGEATLYLAEVSLAGQTEPVVVKVLNSDVTANEEQFAELSAKWGEQAELLRFINRLGVVGVREHFEGAPEHPAEGAGEYSDRALYLVMNYVEGLDLRDWRAEHTVEGVRGQREVLRFLEQVAQVLDVLHSGRATPSKRVVVHGDLSPGNIMVSDEGQATLVDFGLSRIAARHMTARPWFTPGYAAPEIFNGEYSAATDRYAFGAIAYYALTGEDPPPTPEQLRERFGALPLLAEAGERQRTLVMAMFSAEPGERPEASEWMRALRSLATSVPWTGPAAEPGAAVLAAAVTEGFEDGPGEPAGPDGPTDPAHGDGAEAPTVAENAAHSGAGRPDGPPPESLPVSSAAASAGAGEHSGPGDMPPRPVGGMRGATSQQAPPLQQTSPQGPAAGQAPPPGTGPGSGPGTGTGPQGTRAPAGPPHSGPHAARPSGPPPTGPYTGPQNSGPPGPGTRQQPSGHRPPSGPVPPGRPSGPYTGPQPTWSGPVHTTGAFAAPAAPPTGVTAPEKKRRSRKPMLIGFAVFGVLCLIAGGGLSYVVMDRVVPALTAGEGTEVAADTAVDEASEAPAGAGAVESDAPGEDPPEEGAATASPPADDDDGADDPASESATLLTQVEPVDEEGAWIPEVGRAEVDAEVYSRALVSGDNCGSDYNECVGWADYNLSRDYTSFTAVVGVDDTSSATGTVTFTVFAERESLISETVQLGETVELDVDVTDVLRLTLGVEASDSGLFPVWVDPTLNP; via the coding sequence GTGAGCCTGAATCTCTACGTTGGTCCGGACACCCAGCCGGACAAGTACCGACTGGTGCGGTCCGTGGGACGTGGCGGAGAGGCCACGCTCTACCTCGCGGAGGTGAGCCTCGCCGGCCAGACCGAACCGGTCGTGGTCAAGGTCCTGAACTCGGACGTGACCGCGAACGAGGAGCAGTTCGCGGAACTGAGCGCGAAGTGGGGCGAGCAGGCCGAGCTCCTGCGCTTCATCAACCGCCTCGGCGTGGTGGGCGTGCGCGAGCACTTCGAGGGCGCTCCCGAACACCCGGCCGAGGGCGCGGGCGAGTACTCCGACCGGGCCCTGTACCTGGTCATGAACTATGTCGAGGGCCTGGACCTGCGGGACTGGCGGGCCGAGCACACCGTGGAGGGCGTGCGCGGGCAGCGCGAGGTCCTGCGCTTCCTCGAACAGGTCGCCCAGGTCCTGGACGTGCTGCACTCGGGCCGTGCCACCCCCTCCAAGCGGGTGGTGGTCCACGGCGACCTCTCTCCCGGCAACATCATGGTCAGCGACGAGGGCCAGGCGACGCTGGTCGACTTCGGCCTGAGCCGTATCGCCGCCCGGCACATGACGGCGCGCCCGTGGTTCACGCCCGGCTACGCGGCCCCGGAGATCTTCAACGGCGAGTACTCGGCGGCCACCGACCGCTACGCCTTCGGCGCCATCGCCTACTACGCGCTCACCGGTGAGGACCCGCCGCCCACCCCCGAGCAGCTGCGGGAGCGCTTCGGCGCGCTGCCGCTGCTCGCCGAGGCGGGCGAGCGCCAGCGCACGCTGGTCATGGCGATGTTCTCCGCCGAGCCGGGTGAGCGGCCCGAGGCCTCGGAGTGGATGCGGGCGCTGCGCTCCCTGGCCACGTCCGTGCCGTGGACGGGGCCGGCGGCCGAGCCCGGTGCCGCCGTGCTCGCGGCGGCGGTGACGGAGGGCTTCGAGGACGGTCCCGGCGAGCCCGCGGGACCGGACGGGCCGACGGACCCGGCACACGGGGACGGGGCCGAGGCGCCCACGGTGGCGGAGAACGCGGCGCACTCCGGCGCGGGGCGCCCCGACGGCCCGCCGCCGGAGAGCCTGCCCGTCTCGTCGGCGGCCGCTTCGGCCGGGGCCGGGGAGCACAGTGGGCCGGGCGACATGCCGCCCCGCCCGGTCGGAGGCATGCGCGGCGCGACGTCGCAGCAGGCGCCGCCGCTGCAGCAGACGTCCCCACAGGGGCCGGCGGCCGGTCAGGCGCCGCCGCCCGGCACCGGTCCGGGCAGCGGCCCCGGTACCGGCACCGGCCCCCAGGGCACGCGAGCGCCCGCCGGTCCGCCGCACTCCGGCCCGCATGCGGCCCGGCCCTCGGGTCCGCCGCCGACAGGCCCGTACACGGGGCCGCAGAACTCGGGCCCGCCCGGCCCGGGCACCCGCCAGCAGCCGTCCGGGCACCGGCCGCCGTCGGGTCCGGTCCCCCCGGGGCGACCGTCGGGCCCGTACACCGGACCGCAGCCCACCTGGAGCGGTCCGGTCCACACCACGGGCGCGTTCGCGGCTCCCGCCGCGCCGCCCACCGGCGTGACCGCGCCCGAGAAGAAGCGCCGGTCGCGCAAACCGATGCTCATCGGCTTCGCCGTCTTCGGCGTGCTGTGCCTGATCGCGGGAGGCGGCCTCAGCTACGTCGTCATGGACCGGGTGGTGCCCGCCCTCACCGCCGGGGAAGGTACGGAGGTCGCGGCCGACACCGCCGTCGACGAGGCGTCCGAGGCGCCGGCCGGGGCCGGGGCCGTGGAGTCGGACGCTCCGGGCGAGGACCCCCCGGAGGAAGGCGCCGCCACCGCGAGCCCGCCGGCCGACGACGATGACGGAGCCGACGACCCGGCTTCGGAGTCGGCGACACTGCTCACCCAGGTGGAGCCGGTCGACGAAGAGGGCGCCTGGATCCCCGAAGTGGGCCGTGCCGAGGTCGACGCGGAGGTCTACAGCCGGGCGCTGGTCTCGGGCGACAACTGCGGATCGGATTACAACGAGTGCGTAGGGTGGGCGGACTACAACCTGAGCCGCGACTACACCTCGTTCACCGCTGTGGTGGGGGTGGACGACACCTCCAGCGCCACGGGGACGGTCACCTTCACGGTGTTCGCCGAAAGGGAGTCCCTGATCTCGGAGACCGTTCAGCTCGGTGAGACGGTCGAACTCGACGTGGACGTCACCGACGTGCTGAGGCTGACCCTGGGGGTCGAGGCCAGTGACTCGGGCCTGTTCCCGGTGTGGGTCGACCCCACCCTGAACCCCTGA